One part of the Phaenicophaeus curvirostris isolate KB17595 chromosome 2, BPBGC_Pcur_1.0, whole genome shotgun sequence genome encodes these proteins:
- the LOC138717436 gene encoding apoptosis-associated speck-like protein containing a CARD, protein MPGGRDRILRVLEELSGSELRRLKAELNRAAVPAALGTIPRGTMEDADALDLTQLLVGRYREAFATVVTAQALRSIHRRDLADTLEAGDGPTEAFEEFPALSPGEAFVSRHRAALVGRTRAVSAILDHLQAAGAISREDAAFTAAAPTPQEQMRRLLDGASAWGPRGHRIFLHAMRELQPYLMEQLEGGDRGGDWGDRGPGVNQEGPGGTRRNQE, encoded by the exons ATGCCGGGGGGCCGTGACCGCATCTTGCgggtgctggaggagctgtCGGGGTCAGAGCTTCGGCGCCTCAAGGCAGAGCTGAACCGGGCGGCGGTGCCAGCGGCGCTGGGCACCATCCCCCGCGGCACCATGGAAGACGCTGATGCCCTGGACCTCACGCAGCTGCTGGTGGGACGCTACCGCGAGGCCTTTGCCACCGTCGTCACCGCCCAGGCCCTCAGGAGCATCCACCGCAGGGACCTCGCAGACACCCTCGAAGCAGGGGATG GCCCCACTGAGGCCTTCGAGGAGTTCCCGGCGCTGTCCCCGGGCGAGGCCTTTGTGTCCCGTCACCGCGCAGCGCTGGTGGGGAGGACGCGGGCCGTATCAGCCATCTTGGACCATCTGCAGGCGGCTGGTGCTATCAGCAGGGAGGACGCGGCCTTCACCGCCGCCGCCCCCACCCCCCAGGAGCAGATGAGGCGCCTCCTGGACGGAGCCTCCGCTTGGGGCCCCCGCGGCCACCGCATCTTCCTCCACGCCATGAGGGAGCTGCAGCCCTACCTGATGGAGCAGCTGGAAGGGGGGGACcggggaggggactggggggaccgTGGACCAGGAGTAAACCAGGagggaccaggaggaaccaggaGGAACCAAGAATAA